The genomic region AGAATACCATCGGTGTTTTCGTTGTAATGGTCACTCATAATTATATATCCTGAAAATATCGCTAAATAGATGTAAGATTCATTGCAAACTGATGATTGCCATGCCCTCTTGTATAGGGTAGGTGGCATATCATTATAAGGGTGAACTACCTGTCTAAAACCAGTCTTGCAATAGCTACACCCCGTTAAATGGAAAATAGATGCAGAAAAACTCTGATACTCACAAAATTGCTTTTCGTACGATTCTCCTTTCGTGTCTTGCTTGCATACTCCTTTCGGCTTGTGCTCCGAAACCAAGCAAACCCGTTGCAACTTTACCGGTTCCAGTGCCGGAAGAACCTGCCGTTATCTCAGAAGTAGTTGAGCTGGAAATAAGTGGCGAACCGGCAGACGAAGTTGTGGAGTTACAGGTACCGCCTGCGGATGACGCAGAGCCATTATCCACTGAAGAAATTGAAGCACTTGAAACACGCCTCAACATCGATATCGAGATGGATGAGAGTGATCGTAAGGTTGTTGAACAATATTTCAAGTATTTCACTCACAGAGGTCGCAAAACGTTCCAGCGTTACCTTTCACGCTGTGGAACGCTTCTTCCTCATGCTACAGAAATTTTTAAAGACAAAGGCTTGCCGGAAGAAATTGTCTATCTGGCATTTGTTGAAAGCGGATTTAATGCAAAGGCGTATTCACGCGCCGGAGCGTCCGGTGTATGGCAGTTTATGCCATATACGGGTAGAAAATATGGTTTGAAACAAAACTGGTGGATTGACGAGCGCCGTGATCCATATAAGTCCGCATCTGCTGCTGCTGATTATCTTCTTAAATTGTATAACGACTTCGGGGATTGGTATTTAGCCATTGCTGCATATAATGCAGGGGAAGGCAAAATCGGTCGTGCAATGAAGAAGACAGGGGCAGAAAGCTTTTTTGAATTGACTCAAAAGAACCACAAGCTGAGCCGTCGCGCACGTCTTCGCAAAGAAACAAAGCACTATGTTCCTAAGTTTCTTGCTGTTGTAAAGATTATGCGTAACCTCGAAAAGCTTGGGTTTGAACCAGCGGATACCGTTGCCTGCGAAGCCATTTCGCCGATTAAAGTAAAGGGCGGCACTGATTTACTTGCTCTTGCTAATGATCTGAATATTAGCTGGAAGACGTTCTATAATATGAACACCGCGTTTCGACGTCAGGTAAGTCCTCCGGATTATGAAGCAACTGCGTATGTCCCGTCTTTTAAGCTACAGAAGGCTATCGCGTTTCTTGAAAGCGACAAGTCCCGACCATATGCTGGATGGATTTCATACAAAGTACGCCGTGGTGATTCATGGTACCGTATTGGACGCAGACACGGGGTTCCTGTGGCTGTGCTGAAGAAAGTGAATAACCGTAGGTCTAATATGCTCCGTCCCGGTCAGCGCTTGATGATTCCGGGGAGCAATTCTACGCAGGTTGCATGGCGTAGCCCACGAGCTAAAACTCGCGCTATCGCTCAAAAACGAGGCAATTATGTTGTTCAGCGTGGAGACACTCTTTACGATATCTCCCGCGCAACAGGGGTCAGTGTAAAGACATTGCTGTCAGCAAATGGACTGCGCTCTGCAAAACGTCTTCGTGCTGGTAGCAAACTGTACATCCCTAATCAGTCCAGAACGACAATTGCTAAAAAATCATCGAACAAAAAAGATGGAAAAACCGTTGCGTACCAAGTGCGCAGAGGTGAGTCTGTTTGGACTATCGCTAAAAAGTTCGGCGTATCATACAAAGATATTCTTCGCTGGAATCGCTTGAGCAAACGCTCTATTTTACGCCCCGGTGACAGCCTGACTATCTATGCAAACTAAGCAAGACGATTTCAAAGCCCCCGTAAGTTACGGGGGCTTTTTTGTTGCCTTCATCAAAACTTTTCATTCATTGCAGGCAGCGGCAATGCTACTGTGACGGTACTATTTGAAAACCAAGCAGGAGTTGCGTCATGCATTCAAAGCCGCATAAAGCTTTTTATAAAGAATTACTGTCCGTCATTCCTAAAGAACGTATTTATCAAGATCCGCTACAGGTGTTGGCGTATGGTACAGATGCCAGTTTTTACCGCCTTATTCCAAAAATGGTTGTAGATGCAGAAACAGAAGAAGAGGTTTTATATCTTTTGAAACTGGCAGATACCCACCGTATTCCGGTTACGTTCCGAGCAGCCGGAACAAGTTTATCCGGTCAGGGGATTTCCGATTCTGTGTTAGTCAGAATAGGCGACGCATGGCGCAACTATCGCATTACAGAAAATGCAACTCGCTTTGTGGTACAGCCGGGGCTTATCGGTAGTCATGCTAACAGGGCGTTGCTTCCGTTTGGCAGAAAAATTGGTCCTGACCCCGCTTCAATCGACAGCGCTAAAATTGGCGGTATTGTGGCTAACAATGCATCAGGTATGTGCTGCGGGGTTGCCGAGAACAGCTATAAGACCCTGCACAGCATGCGCATGGCGCTTTATGACGGCACATTGCTCGATACTGCCTGTGAGGGCAGCAAAAAAGCATTTGCAGAAAAGCATCCTGAAATCATCAAAGGTCTCAATGATATCCGCGAGCGGGTGATGGCAGACGGTGAATTATCAGCGCTGATTCGCAAAAAGTTCAAGATCAAGAACACAACGGGCTACAGCCTGAATGCTATAGTAGATTTCGAGGACCCTTATGAAATCTTACAACACCTCATGGTTGGTTCCGAAGGGTCACTGGGTTTTATCTCAGAAGTCACCTACCGGACGGTTGTTGAGCCAAAATATAAAGCAACAACGCTGGCAATGTTCCCTTCCTTACAGGATGCCTGTCTTGCAACAATGGAATTGAAAAAGCAGCCTGTCGCAGCTGTAGAGTTGATGGATGAGCGGTCATTGCGTTCTGTGAGCGATAAGCCGGGAATGCCGGATTCGATTAAAAACATAGCCGAAGGCACAACGTCTCTACTTATAGAAACAGCTTCAAATGATCCGTTTGAGCTTGAAAAGCAGATTGAACAAATTGTTTCCTCCATCGATACCATCAACAAGCTTGAACCAGTGGAATTTTGCCATGACCCTATACAGTGTGCTCAGTTCTGGGCGGTGCGTAAGGGACTTTTCCCAGCTGTTGGTGCAGTTCGGGAAACAGGTACAACGGTTATTATTGAAGATGTAGCTTTTCCTCCAGAGCGTTTTGCAGATGGCGTAGCTCGGCTGGACGAGTTGCTTAAAAAGTATGAGTACGATTTAGCCATCATGTTTGGGCATGCTCTGGAAGGGAACCTGCATTTCGTGTTCACACAGGATTTCGGCATCGGTTCGGAAATTGATCGATATCAAGGATTCATGGATGAAGTCTGCAAGATGGTTGCGACAGAGTATAAGGGGTCGCTTAAGGCAGAGCACGGCACAGGGCGTAACATGGCACCTTTTGTTGAATTGGAGTGGGGAAAACAGGCGCACGATTTAATGCGTGAGATTAAAGAGTTGCTCGACCCGTATAATCTGCTGAACCCGGGGGTCATTATTAACGATGATCCGCGTGCACATTTAACCGCACTAAAGCCGCTGCCAGCAGCGCACAGTATTGTAGATAAGTGTATTGAATGCGGTTTTTGTGAGCCTATCTGTCCTTCTGCAAATGTAACCTTTACACCTCGTCAGCGTATTACAAGTTTGCGTGAGCTGCATAGGCTGAAAGATTCTCCATCAGAACAGCACAAGCTGAAAAAAATGTGGGCAGAGTATAACTATCTTGCTGTTGAAACCTGCGCGACGGATGGCTTATGTCATACACGGTGTCCTGTTGATATAAACACAGGTACGATGATTAAAGACTTACGGGCGCAGAACGTATCTTCATTTGCCAATTCAACAGCAGATTGGGTTGGACGTAATTTCAGTACGGTTGCCAAAGGTGTGCAAGTTGCGCTGAAGGGGGCAAACCTAGCGCATCGTTTGTTCGGAACTTCGTTGATGGATGCAGGTGCACAAGGGCTTCGAGTGATCTCGCTTAAAAAGATTCCATTGTGGAATAAAGAAATGCCAACAAGTGCAAGCCCTATTAAGCCAGTGCCTGTAAATCAAAGTAATCCGGATAAGGTCGTATATTTCCCAAGTTGTATTAGCAGGACAATGGGACCAGCAAAGGATGATGAAAATAAAACTGATATCCCGCAAAAAACGATTCAGCTCTTATTGAAAGCAGGGTACGAGGTTCTTTTCCCTTCCAATATGCAGAATCTTTGTTGTGGGCAGGCATTCGCCTCCAAGGGCTATACAGCTCAAGGCGAAGCGAAGTCTAAAGAGCTTTCCGATGCTCTGCTCGCAATTTCGGAGAACGGCAAATATCCTGTGCTTTGTGATACAAGCCCGTGCTTGCATCGTATGCTCGATCATATGGATAAGCGCCTAACCTTGTATGACCCGATTCGGTTCTGTCTGGATTGTCTGCCGGATAAACTTGAATTTGCAAAATTACCGCGCAAAATTGCAATCCATCCAACATGTACAGTTCGCGAAATGAATCTTGTAGAACCGTTGGTTCAGCTGGCAAACATGTGTGCAGAACAAGTTGTGCTTCCTCATGATGTGTACTGTTGTGGCTTTGCTGGAGACAGAGGGTTCTCGTTCCCAGAATTAAATAAGTCTGCGTTAGCAGATTTGCCAAGGCAAGTTGCC from Halodesulfovibrio sp. harbors:
- a CDS encoding LysM peptidoglycan-binding domain-containing protein encodes the protein MQKNSDTHKIAFRTILLSCLACILLSACAPKPSKPVATLPVPVPEEPAVISEVVELEISGEPADEVVELQVPPADDAEPLSTEEIEALETRLNIDIEMDESDRKVVEQYFKYFTHRGRKTFQRYLSRCGTLLPHATEIFKDKGLPEEIVYLAFVESGFNAKAYSRAGASGVWQFMPYTGRKYGLKQNWWIDERRDPYKSASAAADYLLKLYNDFGDWYLAIAAYNAGEGKIGRAMKKTGAESFFELTQKNHKLSRRARLRKETKHYVPKFLAVVKIMRNLEKLGFEPADTVACEAISPIKVKGGTDLLALANDLNISWKTFYNMNTAFRRQVSPPDYEATAYVPSFKLQKAIAFLESDKSRPYAGWISYKVRRGDSWYRIGRRHGVPVAVLKKVNNRRSNMLRPGQRLMIPGSNSTQVAWRSPRAKTRAIAQKRGNYVVQRGDTLYDISRATGVSVKTLLSANGLRSAKRLRAGSKLYIPNQSRTTIAKKSSNKKDGKTVAYQVRRGESVWTIAKKFGVSYKDILRWNRLSKRSILRPGDSLTIYAN
- a CDS encoding FAD-binding and (Fe-S)-binding domain-containing protein: MHSKPHKAFYKELLSVIPKERIYQDPLQVLAYGTDASFYRLIPKMVVDAETEEEVLYLLKLADTHRIPVTFRAAGTSLSGQGISDSVLVRIGDAWRNYRITENATRFVVQPGLIGSHANRALLPFGRKIGPDPASIDSAKIGGIVANNASGMCCGVAENSYKTLHSMRMALYDGTLLDTACEGSKKAFAEKHPEIIKGLNDIRERVMADGELSALIRKKFKIKNTTGYSLNAIVDFEDPYEILQHLMVGSEGSLGFISEVTYRTVVEPKYKATTLAMFPSLQDACLATMELKKQPVAAVELMDERSLRSVSDKPGMPDSIKNIAEGTTSLLIETASNDPFELEKQIEQIVSSIDTINKLEPVEFCHDPIQCAQFWAVRKGLFPAVGAVRETGTTVIIEDVAFPPERFADGVARLDELLKKYEYDLAIMFGHALEGNLHFVFTQDFGIGSEIDRYQGFMDEVCKMVATEYKGSLKAEHGTGRNMAPFVELEWGKQAHDLMREIKELLDPYNLLNPGVIINDDPRAHLTALKPLPAAHSIVDKCIECGFCEPICPSANVTFTPRQRITSLRELHRLKDSPSEQHKLKKMWAEYNYLAVETCATDGLCHTRCPVDINTGTMIKDLRAQNVSSFANSTADWVGRNFSTVAKGVQVALKGANLAHRLFGTSLMDAGAQGLRVISLKKIPLWNKEMPTSASPIKPVPVNQSNPDKVVYFPSCISRTMGPAKDDENKTDIPQKTIQLLLKAGYEVLFPSNMQNLCCGQAFASKGYTAQGEAKSKELSDALLAISENGKYPVLCDTSPCLHRMLDHMDKRLTLYDPIRFCLDCLPDKLEFAKLPRKIAIHPTCTVREMNLVEPLVQLANMCAEQVVLPHDVYCCGFAGDRGFSFPELNKSALADLPRQVADCDEAYSTSRTCEVGLSLHSGLQYKNIMYLVDDATVPKKE